TTATGAAACAGGAGAATCACGAGATTTCGCATAAGCTAGAGCAGAGCCAACTTCAAGAACAGCTGAAAATTCAGTATGAATGTTCATCTTCATTTGAAATTGTTCATGACCTCGAATGCCAGGTAGAAAATCTGGAAAATGAACTGAAAAGCCGATCAAAAGAATTTGCAGATTCTTTGGTTACAATAAGTGAACTTGAAGCCCATGTAAAGAGCTTAGAGGAAGAACTTGAAAATCAGGCACAAGGTTTCGAAGCTGATCTTGAAGCTCTCACACGGACCAAAATCGAGCAGGAGAAAAGAGCAATAATAGCTGAGGAAACATTGAGAAAGACAAGATGTCAAAATGCAAGTTCGGCGGAACGGCTTCAAGGGGAATTTAAAAGGCTTTCTGCGCAGATGGCCTCAACATTTGACACCAATGAGAAACTTGCCACCAAAGCACTGGCAGAAGCAAACGAGCTCCGCATGCAAAAAACCCGCCTGGAAGAAATTATCCAAAATGCTTCGGAGGAACACAAATCGGTAAAAGGTTGTTACGAGGATAGATTGGCTCAGCTTTCCAGGCAAATGGTATTAAATTTGAATCAGATTGGTCAGCTGGAAAAACAGAAAACACGAGATAAAGAAACTCAGAGGGTTCTTTCAGACGAAATTCTAACCTTAAAAGATGAATTGGGACAAATGAGAAAATCAAGCGAAGAAATGGCATTGCTTATGCAGAAAGGTGATAGCGAACAATCTAAACTGGAAAGCTCGGTCACATTGCTAAAGAACGAAGCTGAAGAGTGGCAGAaggaattaaataaaaagaaacataTTTTGGAGGAAAAAGAAGTATTAATCGAGAATTTGCAGTCCCAGCTCCACACCATTCAATCACAGTACAAGGAATTGAAACATTCTTTATCAGAGGATGAGTCGGAGAGAGACAACTTGAGGAAGCAAGTATCACAATTAAAAAGTGAtatgaagaaaaaagaagatgcatTCCATAGCATGGAGAGGAAGATAAAGGATAGCTCTAGTCGTGGATCAACTGGAAAATCAACGCCTCATCGGGGAAACAAAGAGGTCACAAATCTCGAGGAGAGAGTACAGTTGCTTGAGGTCAATCTGCATATTGTTGGAACACTCCCAAATTTTATTTTGTGCTGTGGAAGTTAAGATACTGATTTTGCTTCCATGATGTACAGGGTCGGATCTTGTCAAAGGAAAACGCTCTACAAACATCGAGTAACTTGTTTTCGAAGAGGGAAAAAGAACTTCATGGCAAAATCGAGGAGTTAGAAGCAACACTAGAAGTGCTCAACAGAAGCAGAGGTCATCTGTTTGAAAATAAAGTCAGAAAGGTTTGTAAATTAGCACTTGATTGTCCTGATCAGTGATCAAATAACACCGTAAATTTCCGTTTGTGCGGTTTGTAAGTTTTAGAACATATTAAACACTAACACAAACAACTGTTCCAGAGTTTGAATCGAATATGATTCCTCTTGAGATGCAGGTGGTTCCAAATTTTAATTCGAACCATGAATCAAGAAGTTGTGATGAACACTTATATTCCACGATCAAAACCTCAACAATAAAGGATTCTACAACACCATCGATAAAGGGGTATGATACTAGCTAAATGTAACTCTAGCTATTTGATATTTCAGCTAAGCCTTGATGCATTTGCTATGGCAGTGAGGTGCTAAAAGATGCTGCAACTAATGGTGGAGACGGTGAAACAATAAACGAAGTGGCATTGCTGAAAGAGAAGaacatagaaatggaagaaGAACTGAAGGAAATGCAGGGCAGATATTCAGAAATAAGCCTCAAGTTTGCAGAGGTGGAGGGCGAAAGGCAACAGCTAATAATGAAATTACGCAACCTCAAGAACGCCAGGAAGAACTCACAAACGGCTACGGACTTGGTGTATATAAGTGACTTAACCGGAATACGAATTTAGATTTCACGAGTGGTAATTTCAGAATAATAATTTTGTAAATGAGTGTAATTGGTTTCTTGATTCTGCATAATATTGATGTTATGATATATCTTGGTTTCATTGAATATGATACAAAAAACCAAAGGAAATATTGAAGGTTATTTGTGATCACAGAATGTACAATTGTGTAAAAGTTTAATATTGCTATTTGCTAAACATTTTTCAGATGTGTATGCTTAatgcaaacaaaagaaaaaaagttCTTGCATGAGTGAAATCATGACTCCACATCCACGATCTGTTGTTGTATCTGAATGGTTTATGAGATAGTGCGATGGATTTTTTAAAAGacttttgaaatttattctgttAACTCGAGCTAAGTGTTGCCTAAAACGTCCAAAACCAAGAATGGAAG
This window of the Primulina tabacum isolate GXHZ01 chromosome 4, ASM2559414v2, whole genome shotgun sequence genome carries:
- the LOC142542875 gene encoding uncharacterized protein LOC142542875 isoform X2 gives rise to the protein MFKSALWRSDKNKVRVVFKLQFHAAQLTKAGGETWMISLVPADTGKPSIKSDKAVVRDGSCFWENPLYETVKFNRDSKSGKVLERIYYFVVGTGASKGGVFGEASFDFSSYAEATKVSLVSLPLEKSQTEAVLHVSIQRIQKSSTDQSFGTHFGNGNNDGTIKRDAVEDMQFNVAVNKVSDLNMNRRASSESDVTMSCSDSGSKSDTLMEIYEQNQKSQWEWLGNASLEASTDDSSSTPRARFSRQPSEVASDILIENPKSEVAALSRKLEMSELELQTLRKQIVKESKRGQDLSKEIACLKEEKDSLKEECEKLRESLRHSDESKNKIYRHFEGDSQALVEELRQELNHVKELNSNLRIQLQKTQESNSELILAVQDLEEMLDQKSKEMSNLGDVSLALIDTDKKLSEVDSKCETNDEEQKALEELVKEHSGAKESYLLEQQMIDLRSEIEIYTRDKDELEMQMEQLALDYEIMKQENHEISHKLEQSQLQEQLKIQYECSSSFEIVHDLECQVENLENELKSRSKEFADSLVTISELEAHVKSLEEELENQAQGFEADLEALTRTKIEQEKRAIIAEETLRKTRCQNASSAERLQGEFKRLSAQMASTFDTNEKLATKALAEANELRMQKTRLEEIIQNASEEHKSVKGCYEDRLAQLSRQMVLNLNQIGQLEKQKTRDKETQRVLSDEILTLKDELGQMRKSSEEMALLMQKGDSEQSKLESSVTLLKNEAEEWQKELNKKKHILEEKEVLIENLQSQLHTIQSQYKELKHSLSEDESERDNLRKQVSQLKSDMKKKEDAFHSMERKIKDSSSRGSTGKSTPHRGNKEVTNLEERVQLLEGRILSKENALQTSSNLFSKREKELHGKIEELEATLEVLNRSRGHLFENKVRKVVPNFNSNHESRSCDEHLYSTIKTSTIKDSTTPSIKGEVLKDAATNGGDGETINEVALLKEKNIEMEEELKEMQGRYSEISLKFAEVEGERQQLIMKLRNLKNARKNSQTATDLVYISDLTGIRI
- the LOC142542875 gene encoding uncharacterized protein LOC142542875 isoform X1 — protein: MFKSALWRSDKNKVRVVFKLQFHAAQLTKAGGETWMISLVPADTGKPSIKSDKAVVRDGSCFWENPLYETVKFNRDSKSGKVLERIYYFVVGTGASKGGVFGEASFDFSSYAEATKVSLVSLPLEKSQTEAVLHVSIQRIQKSSTDQRDVEEIENSKSNPKIYSFGTHFGNGNNDGTIKRDAVEDMQFNVAVNKVSDLNMNRRASSESDVTMSCSDSGSKSDTLMEIYEQNQKSQWEWLGNASLEASTDDSSSTPRARFSRQPSEVASDILIENPKSEVAALSRKLEMSELELQTLRKQIVKESKRGQDLSKEIACLKEEKDSLKEECEKLRESLRHSDESKNKIYRHFEGDSQALVEELRQELNHVKELNSNLRIQLQKTQESNSELILAVQDLEEMLDQKSKEMSNLGDVSLALIDTDKKLSEVDSKCETNDEEQKALEELVKEHSGAKESYLLEQQMIDLRSEIEIYTRDKDELEMQMEQLALDYEIMKQENHEISHKLEQSQLQEQLKIQYECSSSFEIVHDLECQVENLENELKSRSKEFADSLVTISELEAHVKSLEEELENQAQGFEADLEALTRTKIEQEKRAIIAEETLRKTRCQNASSAERLQGEFKRLSAQMASTFDTNEKLATKALAEANELRMQKTRLEEIIQNASEEHKSVKGCYEDRLAQLSRQMVLNLNQIGQLEKQKTRDKETQRVLSDEILTLKDELGQMRKSSEEMALLMQKGDSEQSKLESSVTLLKNEAEEWQKELNKKKHILEEKEVLIENLQSQLHTIQSQYKELKHSLSEDESERDNLRKQVSQLKSDMKKKEDAFHSMERKIKDSSSRGSTGKSTPHRGNKEVTNLEERVQLLEGRILSKENALQTSSNLFSKREKELHGKIEELEATLEVLNRSRGHLFENKVRKVVPNFNSNHESRSCDEHLYSTIKTSTIKDSTTPSIKGEVLKDAATNGGDGETINEVALLKEKNIEMEEELKEMQGRYSEISLKFAEVEGERQQLIMKLRNLKNARKNSQTATDLVYISDLTGIRI